The sequence GCGTCGATCAACTCAACACCTTGTCCTCTTTGCAATTTAGCCAAGCCCCAACAGTACTGAGTCCTTGGGTGAAATAGCGCATTTTGAACCCATAAAAAAGCCCACAGTAGTGGGCTTTTGACATTTAATAGTGCTTACACTTCATAAACGTTAACAATATCAATCCGTTTTGCGGCATCTAAATCGATATGACCGCTGTTGGCAATATCGAGAAAATCGAACGCGGGAAGATTGGCTTCAGCAACATCGCCTTTCATGGGGGCGTCAGGATCGCGTTTTAACGATACAAAATCAAACTGCTCACGGTCAACACCCTGCGATGGCGCAGTGTTTTGCATGGCGGTGAAGATGGTTTCAATACGTCCAGGAAATTGTCTGTTCCATTGATTGAGCATGTCTTTCACCGCTTGGCGCTTAAGGTTTTCCTGAGAGCCACAGAGGTTACAGGGAATAATGGGGAATTTTTTAAGCTCTGCATACTCTTCCAAATCTTTTTCGCGGCAGTAGGCGAGTGGGCGGATCACCACGTTAGCGCCGTCGTCAGAGAGTAGCTTAGGTGGCATGGCTTTCATCTTGCCGCCGAAAAACATATTAAGAAAAAGCGTCTCAATAATATCGTCTCTGTGATGACCAAGGGCGATTTTAGTCGCGCCAATGCGCTGCGCAAAGCCATAGAGGGTGCCGCGGCGTAGACGAGAGCATAGAGAGCAGGTGGTTTTGCCTTCCGGAATTTTCTCCTTCACGATCGAGTAGGTGTCTTTCTCGAGGATGTGATAGGGAACATTTAGGCTGTCTAAATAGGCTGGTAGAACATCTTCTGGGAAACCGGGCTGCTTTTGATCTAAGTTAACAGCGATGATTTCGAACTGCACAGGTGCGCGTTGCTGCAGATTAAGCAGAATATCGAGCATGGCATAGCTGTCTTTACCGCCACTCAAACAGCACATAACACGATCGCCATCTTCAATCATGTTGTAGTCGGCGATGGCACTACCTACTTCACGGCGTAGACGCTTTTGTAATTTATTCAGACGGGTAGTTTGTTTTTTTGATAATTCTTCAGGCATTTGACTCGCCGTAACTTCAGACATAGCTTGCAACATAAAAAAAGCGCCCAGTAACTCAGTTTCAGGGCGCGTATTATTCCAGCTATCGAAGGCGGGGTAAAGAGCGGCGTGCGTTATGCCTCTTCAAGCGGTGATTTATAACCGTCGGGTTTGATGGCTAATAAATCACAGTTGATGCTATCGATAACATGCTCTGCAGTGTTACCTATGAGTGCTGCTGAAAAACCCGTACGACCCACGGTGCCTAAAATCACTAATTCAGCATCGAGCTGCTCGGCAAGCTCGGGGATCACATCTTCTGGCAATCCTTCTTTGACATGGCAATTCTGCTTATCAATTCCATAGGCATCAGCCAGATACTGCACGCGTTGTTCATGCTGTAAGCGAATGGTGTCGTTATAGGTCTGTGCATCAAAATCGGGTAGTTCAATGGCAAGATTCACTGGCGTACCAGGAAAACCATTGACTAAATGCACTTCGGCAGCAAATTTTCCAGCTAAATCCTTAGCATGCTCAATAATTTTGCCGTTAAGCATTTGATGATCGGTATCTTCGGTCGCCACGTTTACTGCGCAGAGGATTTTACCGGTTTCAGGCCAATCATGATCTTTGACCATTAACACAGGAACAGGTGCTTTACGCATTAAATGCCAATCGGTTGGCGTAAAAATCACCGCTTTTAACTTGTCGTGGGCATGGGTACCTTTAACGATAAGATCATATTGACCTGCAATCGCATGGTTAATAATGCTTTCAAACGGACGATTATGCCAAATGACTTGAGTATCAATGTTGAGTCCTAGGTGATTGTAGGGGGCGAGTAGATCTTGGATCCACGCCACACGCTGATCAATCACACCTTGGCGCATCGCTTCGCGCTCTTGGCTCGATAAAATTGAAGTCATTTCATAGGAGAAGTCAAATATTGAGAGAAACACAGTCACATGGGCGTTACTTTTACTGGCCAAGGTAACAGCTCGGGCGAGAGCAACCTGATTTTCTGTCGTGGGATCGACAACTACCAGTATTTTTTGATAATCCTTCATAGCATGTTCCTTTAGTCGTAGGCTCATGTTTATCATGAGCCTTTGGCAATTAGCTGTATTGTTCTAGATCAAAACTCTTTTCAAAACCGATGCCTAGCGTAAAGCATAAACGCTAAAAGGTGTGATTTATCTGGCGATCCTAGCATTACCCGCCAAGAGATTAAGTTCATGATGGTCAACGATGATGATGTATTTGCCTTTCACTTCAATTAATCCCGACTTTTGAAAGCGACCGAGTAAGCGGCTAATGGTTTCAACGGTAAGGCCTAAGTAATTACCAATATCACCACGTGTCATGGTTAAGCGAAATTCTTTAGCAGAAAAACCACGATTACCGAAGCGGTTAGCAAGGTTACTGATAAAGGCGGCGAGACGTTCTTCTGCGTTTTTCTTACTCAGTAGCAAAATCATTTCTTGATCGCTCATGATTTCATTGCTCATTAAGCGCATGATTTGCTGACGTAATTTAGGCATTGTGCCTGAAAGTTCGTCGAGGATGTTAAAGGGGATTTCACATACCATGGAGGTTTCTAAGGCTTGTGCAAAACTTTGATGCGATTGGGCATGAATACCATCAAAACCAATAACATCACCTGCTAAATGAAAGCCTGTGATCTGTTCATCACCTTGTTCGGTGATGGTGTAACTTTTTATGGTGCCTGAGCGGATCGCAAAGAGTGATTTTAAAGGGTCACCCGATTTAAAAATCTGTTCGCCTTTTTGAATGGGCTTCTTACGCTCAATAATGTCGTCGAGCTGATCGAGTTCATTAGCATTGAGGGTGAACGGGATACAAAGGGTTCCCATACTGCAATCGTGACAATGAATTGCACACCCACTAGCGGCGGAACGACGGTTTTTATTCTGCTCTATTGTCATGTCGGTTCTCAAGTTAATCCACTGCAGCCATGTTAAACCAATTCATTCGCTTGGGCTAGTTTAGCTGCGACAGGGCGATATATAAAGTTTGGCCACCAAAGACGATTAATAGTAAGCCACTCAATAATCTAACGGTTTTTTGTTGTACCCAATTGGCTAAACGCTTTGCTGCCACGCCAGCACTAAGTAGCGCCGGGAGAGTCCCTAAACCAAAGGCGAGCATAATCAAGGCGCCTTGGCTGGCAGAACCTGCCGCCACAGACCAAGTTAAGGTGCTATATACCAGTCCACAGGGCAGCCATCCCCATATCAATCCAGCGGTGATGGCTTGCATTGGCGTGGTGATCGGCACAAGACGCTGGGCTATGGGTTTTAAATAACGCCACAACACTTGGCCGAGGCGTTCAATTTGTACTATTCCGACCCAAATTTTAGCAATGTATAAACCTGTCGCGATCATCATGATGCCTGCGAAGATCCGCAAGACTAACAGATAGCTGTCGAGTTCAAATAAGTGGCCGAGCATCGCAGAAGAGCCGCCGACTAAAGCGCCAGCGAGGGTATAACTCAAGATACGGCCAAGGTTATAACTGAATAAATAGGTGAGTTGATGGGCTAAGTGATTTCCCTGTTTGGGATTGGGGAGCTGAGAAGAAAAGGCTCCGACGAGACCACCGCACATGCCAAAGCAGTGGGCAGCCCCCATTAAACCAACAAGAAAGGCACCCGTTACATTGTATTCAATTACAGTGTCAATCACTGCGGCATGCCTTTGTCTTGAGCTTCCTGTTGCTTAATGTTTGCAGGATTTGGCTTGCCAGAATCTTCATCGAAGAGGATGGAGACGCTTTGGCGGTCTAAATCATCGAATTGCTCCGATTTTACCGCCCAAAAGAACACGGCTACGGCGATCAACACAAAGATCATCGCGATAGGGATAAGTACATAAATGATGCTCATTAGCTAAGCCTATTTTATTGTTATATTTTAATTCGTAATAATCTCAAGCTGTTACCCACAACGATAAGTGAGCTTGCCGACATGCCAATTGCGGCAATATAAGGTGCAACATGACCTGTCACTGCCAAAGGTAAAATGAGTGCGTTATACCCTAATGCCCAAGCGAGATTTTGACGAATAATCTGTGTGGTCAGTTTAGCAACCCTCACGGCTTGGGTGAAGCGGGATAAGTGATCGCCCAGCAAAATTAAATCGGCACTATTCTTGGCTATTGCACTGCCGCTGCCCATGGCCACGGATAAATCGGCGCCTGCGAGGACGGGGGCATCGTTTATACCATCACCGAACATCACCACCGGATTGGATTGCTGCAACTTTTTCACTAGGGCGAGCTTATCCGCAGGCGTTAGTCCACTATGTACATCGGTAATTCCAAGCGCTTTTGCTAACTGATGCACATGCCCTGAGCTATCACCGCTGGCGATACTGACTCGACAACCTTGCTGTTTTAAGATGCCGACCGTTTCTTTGCTATCAACACGAATATTGTCTTTGATCTCAATGGTGGCAAGAACCTCAAGCGAGTCATCATTACCCCATGCCAGCCAAATTTGTTGATTTATAAACTCAGGATTGACTAGCGCGCCAGTAAACTGAGCATTGCCAATTCGGTATTCAGTGCCATTGATGAGGCCTTTTACTCCAAAACCGACTTCATGGTGAACCTGATTAGCGACAACATCTGGTGTCAAATAGGCAGCAAACGCAGTAGCAATAGGATGGAGAGAGCCCGTTTCCAAGGCTGCGGCAATGGCCAAAACCTCTTCTATTGCAAGGTGACTATGACACTTTACTTCTGAAACCGATAAGGTACCACAGGTGAGGGTACCCGTTTTATCAAATATTACATGTTTGATTTGCGGAAGTTTTTCAAAGACACCTGCTTTACGGGTAATGATCCCAAGGCGAGTAAAAATTGCCGTTGCGCAGGTCACAGCTGTCGGTGTTGCCAGCGCAAGGGCACAGGGGCAGGTTGCCACTAATACTGATAAGGTGACCCAAAATGCATCTTCGGGGGATATTTGCAGCCAAACAAAATAGGTGATTGTTGCGATTGTTAGAATGGTGCCAGAAAAATAGCGCGACAATTTGTCGGCCAACATAGCCACCGCAGGTTTAGTGTTAGATGCTAATTCCTGCAGGCGAATGATCTCGGCAACGAGCTGATCTTGCCCAAGGGCGGTCACTTTTACCTTGATGGGTTGTTCAAGGTTGATTGTGCCTGCAAATACTTGGCTATCAACGGGTTTATCAATCGGCATTTGCTCACCAGTGAGCATGGCTTCATTGATACTACTATGGCCTTCAACGACGCAGCCATCAGCGGCGACCATTTCGCCGGGTTTTACGAGGATAATGTCACCAAGGCGCAGTTTTTTAGCGGGGATTTCTTCTTGCCCTTGCTCGTTTACAAGATGTGCTGTCAGCGGCACTAATTTATGTAAGTTACTGGAGCTTACCGAGGCCTTTTGTCGTGCCTTCTGCTCGAAATAACGACCAAGCAGCAGGAAGAAGGTGAACATAGAAACAGATTCAAAATACACTTCGCCAGTACCATTGACCGTGGCAAAACAGCTCGCAGTAAAAGCGCCGCCAATGGCGATGGAGACGGAAACATCCATATTCAGTTTGCCACTGAGCAGGGTGCGAATGGCGCTAAAATAGAAGGGCTGCGCCGAGTAAAGTACCACTGGCGTGGCAAAAATCATGCTAACCCAGCGGAAGTAATCCCGATATTGCACATCTAAATCAGTAAAATACCCAGTATAAAGGGCAAGAGCAAACATCATGACTTGCATGGTGGCAAAACCCGCCAAACCTAGGCGCAATAAAAACTTGCGGCTATTTTGCTTGGTGGTCAGTTCTTGCTCATCCACTTGGTAGGGCGCAGCTTGATAACCAATACGGCTAATTTGCCCAAGAATATCACTGAGTTTGACTTGCTGTTTGTCCCAGCTAATCATCGCCCTTTGGGTGGTGGAGTTGACCATCACTTGGCGCACGCCACTAAGTTGTTTCACTTTATGCTCGATTAACCAAGCACAGGCCGCACAGGTAATACCATCGATGGAGAGGGATACCGAATCGCTATTATCCTCTGAGTGAACAAAATCTTGCTGCACTTCGGGCAAATCGTAGGCGCTAAATTGATTTAACGCCTCGGGTACGAGTGCCGTCTGTTTATTTCCTGGCTCAGTACGGAACTTGTAATAACTTAATAGGCCCGCATCTACAATGGCTTGTGATACCGCTTGGCAACCTGGGCAACACATAAGCTCATCGCGATCATTAATCTGTGTGACAAACTGAGTTCCAGTGAGCACAGGCTCATTACAATGAAAACAACTTGGATGTGTCATAGCGCTACTTATTCAACCACCATCAGTTCAACCACAATTGGATGTTATCTTTTAATTCAACGCGTTGATGAATACGCCATTTACCATCAAAACCTTCAAGGCGTACTTCCCAAGGACCGGTTAATACATCGGGAAGAGTAATGCGATATACATGGTTGGCATCAGCCGTGATTGTGGTTTTAAGGTCTTTTTCGGCAAGAGTGGGATGATAGAATTCGACTTTTAATGCGGCTTGATAAGTTGGGCCACCATGCTGAGTAAATAGCAGTTCATTGTGATTCTGCTCGAGTTGCCATTGCATGCCAAGCTGTTTGGCATATTTCACTTTGCTCAAGTCCATATTAATGGCTTTGCCATCTTTGTAATAATCCTCGGCAACCAGAGAGTCAGAATTTGAGAGAGCAATTTTTAGCGTAGCAAAACTTGCGATGACGGCACACAAAGGAAGAATAATTAAAAACCAAGGCCAAAACTGCTTATACCAGGGTTGTTGTTCGTTCATGTTGATTACTCATTATAAAAATTTGCGCCATTTTACCGTTAAAAGGTGGCTTTAGCACTTTAAAAAAAAGGCCTCGAGGTTATCGAGGCCTTTACGTTAAACATAACTAATTACTTGTTTGACAAGCTATAAACATAAGCTGCAATCACGTGAACTTTCTCTTCACCGAGAACATCTTTCCATGCTGGCATCACACCAGTACGGCCATGTTTGATGGTTTCTTCGATCACGCCGCGGCTACCGCCATATACCCAAACATCGTCAGTTAAATTAGGTGCGCCCATGAGTTTGTTGCCTTTTGCATCCATACCGTGACATGCAAAACAACCTTTCATGAATGAACCTTGACCTTGAGCGGCGAGTTTTTCATCGTGTTCACGGCCAGACAATTTAACAACATACTCCGCTAAACCAGCAATTTCGCTATCGTCTATTGGCAGACCACCTTTTGGTGGCATCATGCCATGACGACCACCCATGATAGTGGTTTTGATGGTTGCTAAATCGCCACCATATAACCAATCACTGTCGGTGAGGTTAGGGAAGCCCTTGCTACCACGTGCGTCAGAGCCATGGCACTGTGCGCAGTTTTGTAGGAACAAACGACCGCCCACTTTCAACGCTTCTTGGTTTTTCACTAACTCTTCGAGTGGTGTCGCCAAGTAAGCCGCGAAGATTGGGCCATATTTTTCGTTAGCATGTTTAACTTCTTGATCATATTGAACATACTGACCTTCTTTTGCTGCAAGTTCAACCGCAGCAGCAGAATCGGCTTTAATACCTTGCCCAGTACCAATGCTTTGGTTAGAGCTGGTCCAGTTCAATAGGCCCTTGTAGTTACCTAAACCTGGGAATAAGGCTAAGTAAACTAAGCCAAACACGATAGTGATATAGAACATATAACTCCACCACTTTGGCAGTGGGTTATTGAGTTCTTCAATACCATCGAAACTGTGACCCATAGATTCGCCTTCTTTGACATCCGTGGTGTTCTTTGAACACACACGCAGCAACAGAAAGCATCCTGCGATCACAATTAACGAGAGTACGCTAATCCAAATACTCCAGAAGCTACTCATCACTTATTCTCTCCTGAGTCCTTCGATTCCTTGCTGATTTCCTCATCAGAAAACACAAGGTTCGCTGCTTCATCAAAGGATTTTTGACGACGCGAGCTATATGCCCAAGCAAATATACCGACGAAGGTCAGCATCACAATAATGGTTAAAATACCTTGTAATGTACCGTAATCCATATACTGCCTCCTTATTTGAGTGCGTGACCCAAAGACTGAAGATACGCGATCAAAGCTTCCATCTCAGTTTTACCTTCAACGGCTTTTTGAGCGCCTGCGATTTCTTCATCAGTGTAAAGATCATTACCCTTGTAACCGCCTTTATGCATGTTACGTAGAATAGTCATCTTATCGCCGGTCAACTTGCCGTCTAACTTGTTTTCGGCAAGCCATGGGAAGGCTGGCATATTCGATTGAGGAACTACTGCACGAGGATCGATTAAGTGAACTTCATGCCATTTATCGCTATAACGACCGCCAACACGCGCCAAATCAGGACCTGTACGCTTAGAACCCCATTGGAATGGGTGATCCCAAACAGATTCTCCAGCAACGGAATAGTGACCGTAACGTTCAGTCTCTGCACGCAGAGGACGGATCATCTGACTGTGACAGTTGTAACAACCTTCACGAACATAGATATCACGACCTTCAAGCTGCAGGGCTGTATAAGGTTTCAAACCTTCAACTGGCTCAGTGGTATCTTTTTGGAAAATCAGCGGAGTGATTTCAACCAAGCTACCGAAGCTGATAGCGATAACCGTGAAGATCGCTAACAAACCGATGTTTTTTTCAACTATCTCATGATTAAATTTCATCGAGTTTGCTCCTTAAGCCGCTTTAGCTTCAGCCAGTGCTGGCAATGAATCTTTAGAAGCTTTCACAGTACGGATCACGTTGTATGCCATGATCAGCATACCGGTTAAGAAGAAACAACCACCGAGGAAACGTACAAAGTAGAAAGGATAAGAAGCTTCCAGACTTTCAACAAAGCTATAAGTCAACGTACCGTCAGCGTTAACAGCACGCCACATCAGACCTTGCATTACACCAGAAATCCACATAGAAACGATGTAAAGTACAGTACCGATTGTCGCCAACCAGAAATGGACGTTAACTAACTTGATGCTGTACATACGGCCATGACCAAACAGTACTGGGATCAAGTGATACAGAGAACCGATAGACACCATTGCAACCCAGCCTAGCGCGCCTGAGTGAACGTGACCGACAGTCCAGTCTGTGTAGTGAGATAAGGCGTTAACTGTCTTGATAGCCATCATCGGACCTTCGAAGGTCGACATGCCGTAGAAAGACAGAGAAACCACTAAGAAACGTAGTACTGGGTCAGTACGCAGTTTATGCCATGCGCCAGATAAGGTCATGATACCGTTGATCATACCGCCCCAAGATGGTGCGAATAGGATCAGTGACATCACCATACCTAACGACTGAGTCCAGTCTGGCAGGGCAGTGTAGTGTAGATGGTGCGGACCTGCCCAAATGTACAGTGCGATCAGTGCCCAGAAGTGCACAATCGACAAACGATATGAGTAAACAGGACGACCCGCTTGCTTAGGAACGAAGTAGTACATCATACCTAAGAAGCCTGCGGTTAATAGGAAACCTACAGCATTGTGACCATACCACCATTGCACCATGGCATCGACCGCGCCACTGTACATAGAGTATGACTTGAACAAGCTAACAGGAACGGCCATTGAGTTCACAATGTGAAGCACTGCAACCGTAATGATAAATGCACCAAAGAACCAGTTCGCGACATAAATATGCGAGGTGGTTCGTTTGATAATAGTGCCGAAGAACACTATGGCATAGGATACCCATACAATAGTGATAGCAATATCGATAGGCCATTCTAATTCAGCATACTCTTTACCACTGGTGTAACCCATTGGCAGAGTAATGGCTGCTGACAGAATGATGGCTTGCCATCCCCAAAACGTAAATGCAGCTAATTTAGGTGCAAAAAGTCGGGTTTGACAGGTGCGTTGTACGACATAATAGGATGTTGCAAAGAGGGCTGATGTTCCGAACGCGAAAATCACCGCATTGGTATGTAATGGTCGCAAGCGACTATACGTAAACCAAGGAGTATCAAAGTTCAGATGTGGCCAGATTAACTGAGCCGCAATTAAAACACCGACTGACATACCAACAATACCCCACAACACTGTCGTGAGGGCAAATTGGCGGACAATGGTGTAATTGTAATCAGCGCCTGTTGGCTGGGAATGGTTCATCATAATGCTTCCACTGCTTATTACTTTTACTTTTAGTAAAGACAAGCTTTACCTGTTATATATGACACAAAACTCAAATCTCCCTATAAGGGTTGTTGAGCTATGTCAATGCGTTATCCTTCACATTTGTGCGCAAACGTGAGGTTTCGCAATGATACTTGAGCCATGTCAAAAAAGATACCAAAGAAGGGGGTTGGAAAGTTGATCTAGATCAATCTGCTCCTTAGAATGTTAACATCTTGCATCAAAAGGTTAATTTTTGTGCTAAATCGTAATTTTGGCTTATTTCTAATCATGCTAGTTACAATGAATCTCACTGCTTGTAATGAAAAAACAGAGCAACAGGTAAAAACACCATCTGCTGACCCGAGTCTTTGTGCGTTTACGCAGGGGGATTGTCTTAAAGTGGCTGGTGATGTAACTCTTAGAATTAGCCTCTCACCGGGTAATGCGCCAAGTGAAAAACCATTAACATTGAAGCTATTATCTTCTGATGTAGTTGATAATCTGCAGGTCCGTTTAGAAGGTCGAGATATGTTTATGGGGGTTATCCCTGTGAATATTAACCAAGTGGACAAAACGAGCTACGAAGGGCAACTGATTTACGGCTCATGCAGTAGTGGCTATATGGTATGGCGGGGATTGATTAGTTTTACCCGAAATGGCTCTGAACAAGTGGTGACTTTTGACTTTTTAGCCGATAACCCGCAGTGAGTGGTGGATTTAAGCTAAAAAACACTTACCCAATTAGGCTTTATAATCATTTAATCACAAGAATTGTTATTTTCCCAACTGATTATCGAGCCTAATGTCTTACTCGTCGTGATCTTTCCAATTTTCTTTAACCTTGACGAAAATCTCGATGTTGTCGATAAAGAGTTCGAGTAAATCGGGATCAAAGTGCTTACCTGCACCTTTACGCATTTCGTCAATAACCTGTTCAAGAGGCCAAGCCGCTTTGTAGCATCGTGCATGGGAAAGGGCATCGAACACATCTGCAATTGCAACAATACGAGCAAATATGTGAATTTGATCTTGCTTTAAATTTGCAGGATAGCCTGAACCGTCATATTTTTCATGGTGTTGCAGAGCAATAATCGCTGCTGCTTTCAATATGGGTCGTTCAGAATTAGCAAGGATTTGATACCCGATCGTCGGATGTTGGCGCATAACCGACCATTCTTGATCATCTAACTTGCCTGGTTTGAGTAGCACCGCATCAGGGATCGCGATTTTACCAATATCGTGCATCGGTGATGCTCGACGCAGCAGATCTGCTTCGCTTTCAGATAATCCAGCAATAAGCGCAAGTTGAGCACAATACTCAGCCATGCGTTTCACATGGTTCGCCGCCTCTTTCGAGCGA comes from Shewanella oneidensis MR-1 and encodes:
- the ccoP gene encoding cytochrome-c oxidase, cbb3-type subunit III; protein product: MSSFWSIWISVLSLIVIAGCFLLLRVCSKNTTDVKEGESMGHSFDGIEELNNPLPKWWSYMFYITIVFGLVYLALFPGLGNYKGLLNWTSSNQSIGTGQGIKADSAAAVELAAKEGQYVQYDQEVKHANEKYGPIFAAYLATPLEELVKNQEALKVGGRLFLQNCAQCHGSDARGSKGFPNLTDSDWLYGGDLATIKTTIMGGRHGMMPPKGGLPIDDSEIAGLAEYVVKLSGREHDEKLAAQGQGSFMKGCFACHGMDAKGNKLMGAPNLTDDVWVYGGSRGVIEETIKHGRTGVMPAWKDVLGEEKVHVIAAYVYSLSNK
- the ccoN gene encoding cytochrome-c oxidase, cbb3-type subunit I, which encodes MMNHSQPTGADYNYTIVRQFALTTVLWGIVGMSVGVLIAAQLIWPHLNFDTPWFTYSRLRPLHTNAVIFAFGTSALFATSYYVVQRTCQTRLFAPKLAAFTFWGWQAIILSAAITLPMGYTSGKEYAELEWPIDIAITIVWVSYAIVFFGTIIKRTTSHIYVANWFFGAFIITVAVLHIVNSMAVPVSLFKSYSMYSGAVDAMVQWWYGHNAVGFLLTAGFLGMMYYFVPKQAGRPVYSYRLSIVHFWALIALYIWAGPHHLHYTALPDWTQSLGMVMSLILFAPSWGGMINGIMTLSGAWHKLRTDPVLRFLVVSLSFYGMSTFEGPMMAIKTVNALSHYTDWTVGHVHSGALGWVAMVSIGSLYHLIPVLFGHGRMYSIKLVNVHFWLATIGTVLYIVSMWISGVMQGLMWRAVNADGTLTYSFVESLEASYPFYFVRFLGGCFFLTGMLIMAYNVIRTVKASKDSLPALAEAKAA
- a CDS encoding sulfite exporter TauE/SafE family protein is translated as MIDTVIEYNVTGAFLVGLMGAAHCFGMCGGLVGAFSSQLPNPKQGNHLAHQLTYLFSYNLGRILSYTLAGALVGGSSAMLGHLFELDSYLLVLRIFAGIMMIATGLYIAKIWVGIVQIERLGQVLWRYLKPIAQRLVPITTPMQAITAGLIWGWLPCGLVYSTLTWSVAAGSASQGALIMLAFGLGTLPALLSAGVAAKRLANWVQQKTVRLLSGLLLIVFGGQTLYIALSQLN
- the uspE gene encoding universal stress protein UspE, producing MKDYQKILVVVDPTTENQVALARAVTLASKSNAHVTVFLSIFDFSYEMTSILSSQEREAMRQGVIDQRVAWIQDLLAPYNHLGLNIDTQVIWHNRPFESIINHAIAGQYDLIVKGTHAHDKLKAVIFTPTDWHLMRKAPVPVLMVKDHDWPETGKILCAVNVATEDTDHQMLNGKIIEHAKDLAGKFAAEVHLVNGFPGTPVNLAIELPDFDAQTYNDTIRLQHEQRVQYLADAYGIDKQNCHVKEGLPEDVIPELAEQLDAELVILGTVGRTGFSAALIGNTAEHVIDSINCDLLAIKPDGYKSPLEEA
- a CDS encoding FixH family protein, whose amino-acid sequence is MNEQQPWYKQFWPWFLIILPLCAVIASFATLKIALSNSDSLVAEDYYKDGKAINMDLSKVKYAKQLGMQWQLEQNHNELLFTQHGGPTYQAALKVEFYHPTLAEKDLKTTITADANHVYRITLPDVLTGPWEVRLEGFDGKWRIHQRVELKDNIQLWLN
- the etrA gene encoding electron transport transcriptional regulator EtrA; the encoded protein is MTIEQNKNRRSAASGCAIHCHDCSMGTLCIPFTLNANELDQLDDIIERKKPIQKGEQIFKSGDPLKSLFAIRSGTIKSYTITEQGDEQITGFHLAGDVIGFDGIHAQSHQSFAQALETSMVCEIPFNILDELSGTMPKLRQQIMRLMSNEIMSDQEMILLLSKKNAEERLAAFISNLANRFGNRGFSAKEFRLTMTRGDIGNYLGLTVETISRLLGRFQKSGLIEVKGKYIIIVDHHELNLLAGNARIAR
- the ccoO gene encoding cytochrome-c oxidase, cbb3-type subunit II; amino-acid sequence: MKFNHEIVEKNIGLLAIFTVIAISFGSLVEITPLIFQKDTTEPVEGLKPYTALQLEGRDIYVREGCYNCHSQMIRPLRAETERYGHYSVAGESVWDHPFQWGSKRTGPDLARVGGRYSDKWHEVHLIDPRAVVPQSNMPAFPWLAENKLDGKLTGDKMTILRNMHKGGYKGNDLYTDEEIAGAQKAVEGKTEMEALIAYLQSLGHALK
- the ccoS gene encoding cbb3-type cytochrome oxidase assembly protein CcoS, translated to MSIIYVLIPIAMIFVLIAVAVFFWAVKSEQFDDLDRQSVSILFDEDSGKPNPANIKQQEAQDKGMPQ
- the ttcA gene encoding tRNA 2-thiocytidine(32) synthetase TtcA; translated protein: MLQAMSEVTASQMPEELSKKQTTRLNKLQKRLRREVGSAIADYNMIEDGDRVMCCLSGGKDSYAMLDILLNLQQRAPVQFEIIAVNLDQKQPGFPEDVLPAYLDSLNVPYHILEKDTYSIVKEKIPEGKTTCSLCSRLRRGTLYGFAQRIGATKIALGHHRDDIIETLFLNMFFGGKMKAMPPKLLSDDGANVVIRPLAYCREKDLEEYAELKKFPIIPCNLCGSQENLKRQAVKDMLNQWNRQFPGRIETIFTAMQNTAPSQGVDREQFDFVSLKRDPDAPMKGDVAEANLPAFDFLDIANSGHIDLDAAKRIDIVNVYEV
- a CDS encoding heavy metal translocating P-type ATPase, yielding MTHPSCFHCNEPVLTGTQFVTQINDRDELMCCPGCQAVSQAIVDAGLLSYYKFRTEPGNKQTALVPEALNQFSAYDLPEVQQDFVHSEDNSDSVSLSIDGITCAACAWLIEHKVKQLSGVRQVMVNSTTQRAMISWDKQQVKLSDILGQISRIGYQAAPYQVDEQELTTKQNSRKFLLRLGLAGFATMQVMMFALALYTGYFTDLDVQYRDYFRWVSMIFATPVVLYSAQPFYFSAIRTLLSGKLNMDVSVSIAIGGAFTASCFATVNGTGEVYFESVSMFTFFLLLGRYFEQKARQKASVSSSNLHKLVPLTAHLVNEQGQEEIPAKKLRLGDIILVKPGEMVAADGCVVEGHSSINEAMLTGEQMPIDKPVDSQVFAGTINLEQPIKVKVTALGQDQLVAEIIRLQELASNTKPAVAMLADKLSRYFSGTILTIATITYFVWLQISPEDAFWVTLSVLVATCPCALALATPTAVTCATAIFTRLGIITRKAGVFEKLPQIKHVIFDKTGTLTCGTLSVSEVKCHSHLAIEEVLAIAAALETGSLHPIATAFAAYLTPDVVANQVHHEVGFGVKGLINGTEYRIGNAQFTGALVNPEFINQQIWLAWGNDDSLEVLATIEIKDNIRVDSKETVGILKQQGCRVSIASGDSSGHVHQLAKALGITDVHSGLTPADKLALVKKLQQSNPVVMFGDGINDAPVLAGADLSVAMGSGSAIAKNSADLILLGDHLSRFTQAVRVAKLTTQIIRQNLAWALGYNALILPLAVTGHVAPYIAAIGMSASSLIVVGNSLRLLRIKI
- a CDS encoding CcoQ/FixQ family Cbb3-type cytochrome c oxidase assembly chaperone is translated as MDYGTLQGILTIIVMLTFVGIFAWAYSSRRQKSFDEAANLVFSDEEISKESKDSGENK